The Vigna unguiculata cultivar IT97K-499-35 chromosome 6, ASM411807v1, whole genome shotgun sequence genome contains a region encoding:
- the LOC114188792 gene encoding strigolactone esterase D14-like, with the protein MMATPEKRVSTSLNARSIGVGKETIVLCHGFGTDQSIWHKVIPLLAESYTLVLFDWPFSGTVTDKSLYEHGKYTSYEPYADDLMSVIEEMNLKCVTFVGHSMSAMIGCIASIKKPHLFNNLILVTASPRYINTDDYIGGFERSSIDEMVSTIELQYENWCSTYAPIAVDPNDGDSVHKVMRCLKSMGGEVAVSLAKSVFYSDYREMVEKVETPCTIIQSSNDMAVPVGIGQYLEKKMKGVATLEIIDMIGHFPQLTAHLKLVELVKAVVGI; encoded by the exons ATGATGGCGACACCAGAAAAGAGGGTTTCAACAAGTTTAAATGCTAGAAGCATAGGTGTAGGGAAAGAAACCATAGTTTTGTGTCATGGGTTTGGAACAGACCAGTCGATATGGCACAAAGTGATTCCCCTTTTGGCAGAAAGTTACACTCTGGTTCTCTTTGATTGGCCTTTTTCTGGGACTGTCACAGATAAGAGTCTTTATGAGCATGGGAAGTACACATCCTATGAACCTTATGCTGATGATTTGATGAGTGTGATAGAAGAGATGAACCTCAAATGCGTCACTTTTGTTGGACATTCCATGTCTGCTATGATTGGTTGCATTGCCTCCATTAAAAAACCTCACCTCTTCAACAATCTCATTCTTGTTACTGCTTCCCCAAG GTATATAAACACAGATGATTACATTGGTGGTTTTGAGAGGTCAAGCATTGATGAAATGGTCTCCACCATAGAGCTGCAATATGAAAATTGGTGTTCAACATATGCTCCCATTGCAGTGGATCCAAATGATGGTGACTCTGTTCACAAAGTCATGAGGTGCTTGAAAAGCATGGGTGGTGAAGTTGCAGTGTCCTTAGCCAAATCTGTGTTTTACAGTGACTACAGGGAGATGGTTGAGAAGGTTGAAACACCATGCACCATCATCCAATCAAGCAATGACATGGCAGTTCCAGTTGGCATAGGACAGTACttggagaagaagatgaaaggGGTGGCCACTTTGGAGATCATAGACATGATTGGCCATTTTCCTCAACTCACTGCACACCTTAAGCTAGTTGAGCTGGTCAAGGCTGTTGTGGGAATTTAG